A genome region from Methylobacterium sp. FF17 includes the following:
- a CDS encoding DUF2382 domain-containing protein: MILIEPDHTLAYANEAALAMHGVAELSDLGATGEVGIRKDATQRTETVSDKVRHTEVEVEDGRGTVSRTGTTGTTTETTPRKPV; the protein is encoded by the coding sequence GTGATCCTGATCGAGCCCGATCACACGCTTGCCTATGCCAACGAGGCGGCGCTCGCGATGCATGGGGTGGCGGAACTGAGCGACCTCGGCGCCACGGGTGAGGTCGGCATCCGCAAGGACGCGACCCAGCGCACCGAGACGGTGTCCGACAAGGTCCGCCACACCGAGGTCGAGGTGGAGGACGGACGCGGCACGGTCAGCCGGACCGGGACCACCGGCACCACCACCGAGACGACCCCGCGCAAGCCGGTTTGA
- a CDS encoding LapA family protein, whose amino-acid sequence MIRFLKGLVLLPVAILVVALAVANRDLVRISFDPFSPDMPVFSATLPLYLLLFIAVALGVLLGGCGAWLGQSGTRRTSAERRREIRRLESETARLKTYAPPPANEGPNGIYRNASDRVALPAPR is encoded by the coding sequence ATGATCCGCTTCCTCAAGGGCCTGGTGCTGCTTCCCGTGGCGATCCTGGTGGTGGCCCTGGCGGTCGCCAACCGCGATCTGGTTCGGATCTCGTTCGATCCGTTCTCGCCCGACATGCCGGTCTTCAGCGCGACGCTGCCGCTCTACCTCCTGCTGTTCATCGCCGTGGCCTTGGGGGTGCTGCTGGGCGGCTGCGGCGCCTGGCTCGGGCAATCGGGCACCCGCCGCACCAGCGCCGAGCGCCGCCGCGAGATCCGCCGCCTGGAGAGCGAGACCGCCCGCCTGAAGACCTACGCGCCGCCGCCGGCCAACGAGGGTCCGAACGGCATCTACCGCAACGCCTCCGACCGCGTCGCCCTGCCGGCCCCGCGCTGA
- the sppA gene encoding signal peptide peptidase SppA, with product MAADAELLIDRRRLRRKLSLWRVVGIGGLVVAVGAVGLRVRSGSEGLGLGSVRPQIARISLGGFIAGSEATTKLIERVRNSNAVQGVVVSISSPGGTTTGSEELYRNLRALSEKKPMVAFVDGTAASGAYIAAIAADHIVARETALVGSIGVLFQYPDVSGLLDKVGVKVESVKSAPLKAEPSGFSPTSPEARAALASVVGDTYAWFKGLVADRRKLTDKELASVSDGRVFSGRQSVPLKLVDGVGGERQAIAWLEAERGVAKDLPVLDWKPTARSDFRLWSALGIGADLAGLGGLAARLRQVGDETAGLAEGGLLVLWRPGPAEAAR from the coding sequence ATGGCTGCGGATGCCGAACTTCTGATCGATCGCCGGCGCCTGCGCCGCAAGCTCTCCCTGTGGCGCGTGGTCGGCATCGGCGGCCTCGTGGTCGCGGTCGGTGCGGTGGGCCTGCGGGTGCGCAGCGGCAGCGAGGGTCTCGGCCTCGGCAGCGTGCGGCCGCAGATCGCCCGTATCTCGCTCGGCGGCTTCATCGCCGGCAGCGAGGCCACCACCAAGCTCATCGAGCGGGTGCGGAACTCGAACGCCGTCCAGGGCGTCGTGGTCTCGATCTCCTCGCCGGGCGGCACCACCACCGGCTCCGAGGAACTCTACCGCAACCTGCGGGCGCTCTCGGAGAAGAAGCCGATGGTCGCCTTCGTGGACGGCACGGCCGCCTCGGGCGCCTACATCGCGGCGATCGCGGCCGACCACATCGTGGCCCGCGAGACGGCGCTGGTCGGCTCCATCGGCGTTCTGTTCCAGTATCCCGACGTCTCGGGCCTCCTCGACAAGGTCGGGGTCAAGGTCGAATCGGTGAAGTCCGCACCCCTGAAGGCCGAGCCCTCGGGCTTCTCGCCCACCTCGCCGGAGGCGCGCGCGGCGCTGGCCTCGGTGGTCGGCGACACCTACGCGTGGTTCAAGGGCCTGGTGGCCGACCGGCGCAAGCTCACCGACAAGGAGCTCGCCAGCGTCTCCGACGGCCGGGTCTTCAGCGGGCGCCAGAGCGTGCCCCTCAAGCTCGTGGACGGCGTCGGCGGCGAGCGCCAGGCCATCGCCTGGCTCGAGGCGGAGCGGGGCGTCGCCAAGGACCTGCCGGTGCTCGACTGGAAGCCCACGGCCAGGAGCGATTTCCGGCTCTGGTCGGCCCTCGGAATCGGCGCCGACCTCGCGGGCCTGGGCGGCCTCGCGGCTCGCCTGCGCCAGGTCGGCGACGAGACGGCCGGGCTCGCCGAGGGCGGTCTCCTGGTCCTGTGGCGCCCCGGGCCGGCGGAAGCCGCCCGCTGA
- a CDS encoding IS5 family transposase, giving the protein MWTPTARAELARESRPYATCLTDAEWAVVGTMLPCPAATGRPWRWPMRSVLDGILYVLRTGCAWRHLPHEFPPWSTVHRWFLRLSASGVFERLAHALTMDDRERAGREASPTGSVMDAQAARSGGVGVDGQRGYDPARRVVGRKRHALTDTDGRLLIAAVSPANLHDSHGGVALLRASRDLWPFLAHCFADRAYRGERVGTATAITIEIVAPDEGQKGFAVQPRRWVIERTFGWISRCRRLARDHEATASSALAFFVLAAAMVLVRRLAKEL; this is encoded by the coding sequence ATGTGGACACCCACCGCTCGCGCCGAGCTTGCGCGCGAAAGCCGACCCTACGCAACCTGCCTGACCGATGCCGAATGGGCTGTGGTCGGCACGATGCTGCCCTGTCCCGCCGCGACTGGTCGTCCATGGCGCTGGCCAATGCGGTCGGTGCTCGACGGGATTCTCTACGTGCTCCGCACAGGCTGCGCATGGCGGCACCTGCCGCATGAGTTCCCGCCCTGGTCGACCGTGCACCGCTGGTTCTTGCGCCTGTCAGCGTCGGGCGTGTTCGAGCGCCTTGCCCATGCGCTCACGATGGACGACCGTGAACGAGCTGGGCGCGAGGCTAGCCCAACGGGCTCCGTCATGGATGCTCAAGCGGCGCGCTCGGGTGGTGTGGGCGTCGACGGGCAACGCGGCTACGATCCAGCCCGGCGTGTCGTGGGCCGCAAGCGCCACGCCCTGACCGACACGGATGGTCGCCTTCTGATCGCCGCCGTCTCGCCCGCTAACCTGCACGACAGCCATGGCGGCGTCGCACTTTTGCGTGCCTCACGTGATCTCTGGCCATTCCTGGCCCACTGCTTCGCAGACCGGGCTTATCGAGGCGAGCGCGTCGGCACCGCGACGGCGATCACCATCGAGATCGTCGCGCCCGACGAGGGACAGAAGGGCTTCGCGGTTCAACCGCGACGGTGGGTCATCGAGCGAACCTTCGGCTGGATCAGTCGATGCCGTAGGCTCGCCAGGGATCATGAGGCGACGGCCTCTTCCGCACTCGCCTTCTTCGTCCTAGCAGCAGCGATGGTCCTGGTCAGGCGACTGGCGAAGGAATTATGA
- the ihfB gene encoding integration host factor subunit beta, whose protein sequence is MIKSELVLKIAEQNPHLYQRDVETLVNAILDTIADALARGDRVELRGFGAFSVKRRDARRGRNPRTGAAVAVSEKAIPVFKTGKEMRLRLNEAGIGEADAASAS, encoded by the coding sequence ATGATCAAGTCGGAGCTCGTGCTCAAGATCGCCGAGCAGAACCCGCACCTCTACCAGCGCGACGTCGAGACCCTCGTGAACGCGATCCTCGACACCATCGCGGATGCCCTGGCCCGGGGTGACCGGGTCGAGCTGCGCGGCTTCGGCGCCTTCTCGGTCAAGCGCCGCGATGCGCGGCGCGGGCGCAACCCGCGCACGGGTGCGGCCGTTGCCGTCTCCGAGAAGGCCATCCCCGTGTTCAAGACGGGCAAGGAGATGCGCCTTCGCCTCAACGAGGCCGGCATCGGTGAGGCGGACGCCGCCTCCGCCTCCTGA
- a CDS encoding phosphoribosylanthranilate isomerase: MAAIAIKICGLSTAPTLDAALEAGADLVGFVHFARSPRHVSLETGRVLSARARGRTERVVLLVDPDDALVAASVEALDPDWIQLHGRETPERVAAIRAATGRRVMKAVGIATRADLDAVAVHAGADRLLLDAKAPPGAALPGGNGHAFDWDILTGAELPVGTMLSGGLTPETVAEALARTGARAVDVSSGVETQPGEKSPERIAAFIAAARR, translated from the coding sequence ATGGCCGCCATCGCGATCAAGATCTGCGGGCTGAGCACGGCGCCGACCCTCGACGCCGCCCTAGAGGCGGGCGCCGACCTCGTGGGCTTCGTGCACTTCGCACGAAGCCCACGCCACGTGAGCCTGGAGACCGGCCGGGTCCTCTCCGCGCGCGCCAGGGGGCGGACCGAGCGGGTGGTGCTCCTCGTCGATCCCGACGACGCCCTGGTGGCGGCGTCGGTCGAAGCCCTGGACCCCGACTGGATCCAGCTCCACGGCCGCGAGACCCCGGAGCGCGTGGCCGCCATCCGCGCCGCGACGGGGCGCCGGGTGATGAAGGCGGTCGGAATCGCGACGCGCGCCGACCTCGACGCCGTGGCGGTTCATGCCGGCGCCGACCGGCTCCTCCTCGACGCCAAGGCGCCCCCCGGCGCGGCCCTGCCCGGCGGCAACGGCCATGCTTTCGACTGGGACATCCTCACCGGCGCGGAACTTCCGGTGGGCACCATGCTCTCGGGCGGCCTCACCCCAGAGACCGTGGCGGAGGCGCTCGCCCGCACCGGCGCGCGGGCGGTGGACGTCTCCTCGGGCGTCGAGACCCAGCCGGGCGAGAAGTCGCCGGAGCGGATCGCTGCCTTCATCGCGGCCGCCAGGCGCTGA
- a CDS encoding FecR family protein has product MSVPNHRGQPSGDGDRSVEQEARAWVVRLTSGTATQDDARALADWRANPEHDAAFRAAAGLWKTAGHALAASGEASAARAGTRGLTRRRMIGRVAVGGVASASIAAAGATFALRWPALNAAHRTGTGEIRTLALASGIRVELDAETALDADPDPERPAIALHAGAVVVTVPAGHAALTLSVGEARLATQTGQATEFAVRCRPSDGLSGWVGGTDADLTCLSGLVTVVPAPGRAAMRLTAGHAMAIGSDARGVHPVDIASVAAWRRGLLVFRDTPLSQVVEDLNRYRPGRIILGSPSAASRRVTGIFHLARPEEALGSIRTALALSEVRLGDRIVVLR; this is encoded by the coding sequence ATGAGCGTGCCGAACCATCGGGGCCAGCCTTCGGGCGACGGGGATCGAAGCGTCGAGCAGGAGGCGCGCGCCTGGGTGGTCCGCCTGACATCCGGCACGGCAACTCAGGACGATGCGCGGGCCCTCGCGGACTGGCGCGCGAACCCGGAACACGACGCTGCGTTTCGCGCCGCGGCAGGCCTTTGGAAGACGGCCGGCCATGCACTGGCGGCCTCAGGAGAGGCATCGGCCGCCCGTGCCGGCACGCGTGGGTTGACCCGGCGCCGCATGATCGGCCGGGTCGCCGTGGGCGGGGTTGCGTCGGCCTCCATCGCGGCCGCGGGCGCCACGTTCGCGCTACGATGGCCGGCCTTGAACGCGGCCCACCGGACCGGAACCGGCGAGATCCGGACCTTGGCCCTCGCGAGCGGCATCCGCGTCGAACTGGATGCCGAGACGGCGCTCGACGCCGATCCCGATCCGGAAAGGCCGGCGATCGCACTGCACGCGGGTGCGGTGGTCGTCACGGTGCCGGCCGGCCATGCGGCCCTCACCCTGAGCGTCGGCGAGGCTCGCCTCGCCACCCAGACCGGTCAAGCGACGGAATTCGCCGTTCGCTGCAGGCCGAGCGACGGACTCTCCGGCTGGGTCGGCGGCACGGATGCCGACCTGACCTGCCTCTCCGGCCTCGTCACGGTCGTTCCCGCGCCGGGCAGAGCCGCAATGCGCCTCACGGCAGGGCACGCGATGGCGATCGGATCGGATGCGCGCGGGGTCCATCCCGTCGACATCGCCTCCGTCGCGGCCTGGAGGCGGGGCCTCCTCGTGTTCCGCGACACCCCCCTCTCCCAGGTCGTGGAGGACCTCAATCGATATCGCCCGGGCCGGATCATCCTGGGCAGTCCGAGCGCGGCCTCCCGGCGAGTGACGGGGATCTTCCACCTCGCACGTCCGGAGGAAGCCCTCGGCAGCATCCGGACCGCCCTGGCCTTGTCCGAGGTCAGATTGGGCGACCGGATCGTGGTCCTGCGCTGA
- a CDS encoding sigma-70 family RNA polymerase sigma factor — translation MIPVRIGVEAQAKSASNAALPEHVRDHLGSQLQLAYGLLTTDEPPQRLRELIAQLDAVFASQDTRAAASFKAGLLAALPSLRGFAMSLVVNATRADDLVQETLLKAWKSQDRFVPGTNLNAWLFTIMRNQFYTECRKARREVEDADGAAAAQLIELPSQEHGIELQKVWAILAKLPPAQREALLLVAGQGMTYEAAAALLGTQTGTMKSRVSRARAFLAAALGTSEEGVSA, via the coding sequence ATGATCCCAGTGCGTATCGGCGTCGAAGCGCAAGCGAAGTCAGCAAGCAACGCAGCACTGCCGGAGCATGTCCGCGACCATCTCGGCAGCCAGCTTCAGCTCGCCTACGGCTTGCTCACGACAGATGAGCCGCCTCAGCGGCTCCGCGAGCTGATCGCGCAACTCGATGCGGTATTCGCGTCTCAGGACACGCGCGCCGCTGCTTCGTTCAAAGCCGGTCTCCTCGCCGCTTTGCCAAGCCTGCGCGGCTTTGCGATGTCGCTTGTCGTGAACGCCACCCGCGCGGACGATCTCGTGCAGGAGACGCTGCTGAAGGCGTGGAAGAGCCAGGATCGCTTCGTGCCCGGCACGAACCTGAACGCGTGGCTCTTCACCATCATGCGCAATCAGTTCTACACCGAGTGCCGCAAGGCCAGGCGCGAAGTCGAGGATGCCGATGGCGCTGCGGCCGCACAGCTCATCGAGCTTCCTTCACAGGAGCATGGGATCGAATTGCAGAAGGTTTGGGCGATCCTCGCCAAGCTGCCGCCAGCGCAGCGCGAGGCCCTGCTGCTCGTGGCAGGCCAGGGCATGACCTACGAAGCGGCCGCCGCCCTCCTGGGGACGCAGACAGGCACCATGAAGAGCCGGGTGAGCCGGGCCCGTGCATTTCTGGCGGCGGCTCTCGGGACATCTGAGGAAGGCGTTTCTGCGTAA
- a CDS encoding RNA polymerase sigma factor — MPVVTPTRDERGSQLAKLYRTQCKALLRFLGRKVGQHDAADLAHEAFIRVARADFGQTPLHNERAFLFQIAANLAVDHQRAQRRQSRVLTNTEINDLLTVADETPGPERQAQSRGELQGLAAALRELPPRRAEAFRLSRLENLSHAAIATRLGVSLRTVEADVRMALDHCAERLHARRHPD; from the coding sequence ATGCCTGTCGTTACTCCCACCCGCGACGAGCGCGGGAGCCAGCTTGCGAAGCTGTATCGTACGCAGTGCAAGGCCTTGCTGCGCTTCCTCGGCCGCAAGGTCGGTCAACACGATGCGGCGGATCTCGCGCACGAGGCGTTCATCCGGGTCGCGCGTGCCGACTTTGGCCAAACGCCCCTGCACAATGAACGTGCCTTCCTGTTCCAGATCGCTGCAAATCTCGCCGTGGATCACCAGCGTGCGCAGCGGCGCCAGTCTCGTGTTCTCACGAACACCGAGATCAACGATCTGCTGACGGTCGCCGACGAGACACCCGGCCCTGAGCGACAGGCTCAATCCCGTGGCGAGCTGCAAGGACTCGCTGCGGCGCTGCGCGAACTGCCACCCCGCCGCGCCGAGGCCTTCCGCCTCAGCCGTCTCGAGAACCTGAGCCACGCGGCGATCGCCACGCGCCTCGGTGTGTCGCTTCGAACCGTGGAAGCGGACGTCAGAATGGCGCTCGATCACTGTGCCGAACGTCTGCACGCCCGACGGCATCCGGATTGA
- the trpB gene encoding tryptophan synthase subunit beta, which yields MTIAPPPNSFRNGPDERGRFGIFGGRFVAETLMPLILDLEAAYETAKADPAFQAEMDSHLTHYVGRPSPLYYAERMTEHLRAQAAPGHGAKIFFKREELNHTGSHKVNNVLGQIMLARRMGKPRIIAETGAGQHGVATATLCARFGLKCVVYMGAVDVARQAPNVFRMKMLGAEVVPVQSGTKTLKDAMNEALRDWVTNVADTFYCIGTVAGPHPYPAMVRDFQSIIGRETKQQMLEMEGRLPDSLVACIGGGSNAMGLFHPFLDDPEVQIYGVEAAGHGIASGLHAASLSGGKPGVLHGNRTYLLQDTDGQIADAHSISAGLDYPGIGPEHAWLHEAGRVTYLSATDSETLEAFKLCSMLEGIIPALEPAHALSKIFELAPQKPADHLMVLNLSGRGDKDIPQVAEILGTRL from the coding sequence GTGACCATCGCTCCCCCTCCGAACTCGTTCCGCAACGGCCCGGACGAGCGCGGCCGCTTCGGCATCTTCGGCGGACGCTTCGTGGCCGAGACCCTGATGCCGCTGATCCTCGACCTGGAGGCGGCCTACGAAACCGCCAAGGCCGATCCGGCCTTCCAGGCGGAGATGGACAGCCACCTCACCCACTATGTCGGGCGGCCGAGCCCGCTCTACTACGCCGAGCGCATGACGGAGCACCTGCGCGCGCAGGCGGCCCCTGGGCACGGCGCCAAGATCTTCTTTAAGCGGGAAGAGTTGAACCACACCGGCTCGCACAAGGTGAACAACGTGCTCGGCCAGATCATGCTGGCCCGCCGCATGGGCAAGCCGCGCATCATCGCCGAGACGGGCGCCGGACAGCACGGGGTCGCCACCGCCACCCTCTGCGCGCGCTTCGGCCTGAAATGCGTGGTCTACATGGGCGCCGTCGACGTGGCGCGCCAGGCACCGAACGTGTTCCGCATGAAGATGCTCGGCGCCGAGGTGGTGCCGGTCCAGTCGGGCACGAAGACCCTCAAGGACGCGATGAACGAGGCCCTGCGCGACTGGGTCACCAACGTCGCCGACACCTTCTACTGCATCGGCACGGTGGCGGGACCGCATCCCTACCCGGCCATGGTGCGCGACTTCCAGTCGATCATCGGGCGCGAGACGAAGCAGCAGATGCTCGAGATGGAGGGCCGGCTGCCGGATTCGCTGGTCGCCTGCATCGGCGGCGGCTCGAACGCCATGGGCCTGTTCCACCCCTTCCTCGACGACCCCGAGGTGCAGATCTACGGCGTCGAGGCGGCGGGCCACGGCATCGCCAGCGGCCTGCACGCGGCCTCGCTCTCGGGCGGCAAGCCCGGCGTGCTGCACGGCAACCGCACCTACCTGCTGCAGGATACCGACGGGCAGATCGCCGACGCGCACTCGATCTCGGCCGGCCTCGACTATCCGGGCATCGGCCCCGAGCACGCCTGGCTGCACGAGGCGGGCCGGGTGACCTACCTCTCCGCCACCGATTCCGAGACGCTGGAGGCCTTCAAGCTGTGCTCGATGCTGGAGGGCATCATCCCGGCCCTGGAGCCGGCCCACGCCCTCTCCAAGATCTTTGAACTGGCGCCGCAGAAGCCGGCCGACCACCTCATGGTGCTCAACCTCTCCGGCCGGGGCGACAAGGACATCCCGCAGGTCGCCGAGATCCTCGGCACACGCCTCTGA
- a CDS encoding GCG_CRPN prefix-to-repeats domain-containing protein, which produces MKRVKVLGIAAVMVSGLSLATSANAADLSFDPFEQSRSEAVVEFVAGGCGPGFHPNPWGRCRPNDRGYGYGGYGGPRRFYEGRPAYGYGDGYGRRGDGDGYGGPRRFYDGY; this is translated from the coding sequence ATGAAGCGCGTGAAGGTACTGGGAATAGCTGCCGTGATGGTTTCCGGGCTCAGTCTGGCGACCTCGGCCAATGCCGCTGACCTCTCGTTCGACCCCTTCGAACAGAGCCGGAGTGAAGCTGTGGTCGAGTTCGTAGCCGGTGGATGCGGCCCCGGCTTCCATCCCAATCCGTGGGGCCGCTGCCGCCCGAATGACCGTGGCTACGGCTATGGTGGGTATGGAGGTCCTCGCCGGTTCTACGAAGGACGCCCGGCTTACGGCTACGGAGACGGTTATGGCCGTCGCGGTGACGGCGATGGGTATGGCGGCCCGCGTCGCTTCTATGACGGCTACTGA
- a CDS encoding alpha/beta fold hydrolase: protein MTRRSTTPWLMPALLGTAAALGTSALYAVSKAREAERRTPPIGDFMTVDGVRLHYIVRGRGQPLVLIHGNGTMIQDFLVSGIVDELAKRYCVIIFDRPGYGYSSRPRGLWTPRAHATLYEKALERLGVSKAVVLGHSWGSLVAVALALQAPGLVRSLVLASGYYYPTLRADVILASPPAIPGLGDVLRYTVSPLVGRALMPGMIKGMFAPAPVPERFEREFPKEMMLRPLQLRASAEDAALMTPVTIELQEHYRELKLPVVIIAGADDQIADVGRQSERLHHALPQSEFIVVPGMGHMIHHLAPEKVVQAIDHAFELGRNNASS from the coding sequence ATGACACGCCGCTCGACCACCCCTTGGCTGATGCCCGCCCTGCTCGGGACTGCTGCCGCCCTCGGTACGTCCGCCCTCTATGCCGTCTCGAAGGCCCGTGAAGCCGAAAGACGCACGCCGCCCATCGGCGATTTTATGACCGTGGATGGTGTTCGCCTGCACTACATCGTTCGTGGCCGCGGACAGCCGCTCGTACTGATCCACGGCAACGGCACCATGATCCAGGACTTCCTGGTCAGCGGGATCGTGGACGAACTCGCAAAGCGCTACTGCGTCATCATCTTTGACCGACCGGGCTATGGCTACAGCAGCAGACCCCGAGGGCTCTGGACCCCGAGGGCTCATGCCACTCTGTATGAGAAGGCCTTGGAACGCCTCGGCGTATCGAAGGCCGTCGTCCTCGGGCACTCCTGGGGCAGCCTCGTTGCAGTTGCGCTGGCCCTACAGGCTCCAGGCCTTGTCCGGAGCCTCGTCCTGGCGTCGGGCTACTACTATCCGACGTTGCGCGCCGACGTGATCCTGGCTTCGCCACCGGCCATCCCTGGCCTTGGTGATGTGCTGCGCTACACGGTGTCGCCGCTCGTCGGACGAGCTTTGATGCCGGGCATGATCAAGGGGATGTTCGCACCAGCGCCTGTGCCAGAGCGGTTCGAACGCGAGTTCCCCAAGGAGATGATGCTGCGGCCCCTTCAACTGCGCGCCTCCGCGGAGGACGCGGCTCTGATGACACCTGTGACGATCGAACTGCAGGAACATTACCGCGAACTGAAGCTGCCCGTCGTCATCATCGCAGGGGCCGACGATCAGATCGCAGATGTTGGGCGTCAGTCGGAGCGACTGCACCATGCCTTGCCTCAGAGCGAGTTCATCGTCGTTCCGGGCATGGGGCACATGATCCACCATCTCGCGCCAGAGAAGGTCGTTCAGGCCATCGACCACGCTTTCGAATTGGGGCGCAACAACGCTTCTTCCTGA